One region of Mucilaginibacter gotjawali genomic DNA includes:
- a CDS encoding RecQ family zinc-binding domain-containing protein: MEAVFAYATHKKCRSQMLLAYFDEQHADKCGICDVCLDEKRRQHASEIFDDITTEVIQVLSTNPHDLASLVTSTNIGTEKEKIEVIRLLLDAGKIKFAGEKIIISD, from the coding sequence ATGGAAGCTGTATTTGCATATGCCACGCACAAAAAATGCCGCAGCCAAATGCTGCTGGCGTATTTTGATGAACAACATGCTGATAAGTGCGGGATCTGCGATGTATGCCTGGATGAAAAACGCAGGCAACACGCCTCAGAAATATTTGATGATATCACCACTGAAGTAATTCAGGTTTTAAGTACCAACCCCCATGACCTGGCTTCGCTGGTAACCTCCACCAATATCGGCACCGAAAAGGAAAAGATTGAAGTCATCAGGTTGCTGCTGGATGCCGGGAAGATAAAATTCGCCGGAGAAAAGATCATTATTAGTGATTAA